The following coding sequences are from one Vulpes vulpes isolate BD-2025 chromosome 12, VulVul3, whole genome shotgun sequence window:
- the CLK4 gene encoding dual specificity protein kinase CLK4 isoform X2 produces the protein MDGIHVAVKIVKNVGRYREAARSEIQVLEHLNSTDPNSVFRCVQMLEWFDHHGHVCIVFELLGLSTYDFIKENSFLPFQIDHIRQMAYQICQSINFLHHNKLTHTDLKPENILFVKSDYVVKYNSKMKRDERTLKNTDIKVVDFGSATYDDEHHSTLVSTRHYRAPEVILALGWSQPCDVWSIGCILIEYYLGFTVFQTHDSKEHLAMMERILGPIPAHMIQKTRKRKYFHHNQLDWDEHSSAGRYVRRRCKPLKEFMLCHDEEHEKLFDLVRRMLEYDPVKRITLDEALQHPFFDLLNKK, from the exons ggatGGCATACACGTAGCAGTgaaaattgtaaaaaatgtaGGTCGATACCGTGAAGCAGCTCGTTCAGAAATCCAAGTATTGGAACATTTAAATAGTACTGATCCCAATAGTGTCTT CCGATGTGTCCAGATGCTAGAATGGTTTGATCATCATGGTCATGTTTGTATTGTGtttgaactactgggacttagtACCTAtgatttcattaaagaaaatagcTTTCTACCATTTCAAATTGACCACATCAGGCAGATGGCATATCAGATCTGCCAGTCTATAAATT TTTTGCATCATAATAAATTAACCCATACAGATCTGAagcctgaaaatattttatttgtgaagtCTGATTATGTAGTCAAATACAATTCTAAAATG AAACGTGATGAACGCACACTAAAAAACACAGATATCAAAGTTGTTGACTTTGGAAGTGCAACATACGACGATGAGCATCATAGTACTTTGGTATCTACGCGGCATTACAGAGCTCCAGAAGTCATTCTGG ctTTAGGTTGGTCTCAGCCTTGTGATGTTTGGAGTATAGGTTGCATTCTTATTGAATATTACCTTGGTTTCACAGTCTTTCAG ACTCATGATAGTAAAGAACACCTGGCAATGATGGAACGAATATTAGGACCCATACCAGCACACATGATTCAGAAAACAAG AAAACGCAAGTATTTCCACCATAACCAGTTAGACTGGGATGAGCACAGTTCTGCTGGCCGATATGTTAGGAGGCGCTGTAAACCATTAAAG GAATTTATGCTTTGTCATGATGAAGAACATGAGAAACTGTTTGACCTGGTACGAAGGATGTTAGAATATGACCCAGTGAAAAGAATCACCTTGGATGAAGCCTTGCAGCatcctttctttgacttattaaacaaaaaatga